A genome region from Cytophagia bacterium CHB2 includes the following:
- a CDS encoding FtsX-like permease family protein, with amino-acid sequence MLMPVLSSFFNSWIWKMAWRDSRQHRRRLLLFISSITLGIAAVVAINSLRQNLEQAIDEQAKVLLGADLMISGRQPFTAPAEALFDSLGGQQAREVRFSSMAYFPKTDGTRLVRIKALEGDFPFYGEFETEPAQAAVSFRAGQNALVDEALLLQYQAEVDDSIKVGALEFRIAGRLKKVPGESAANAVFGPTVFIPLQYLPATDLIQRGSQITYSVLFKFDEPVDIPQLVERIKPRLREDRLRTETVASRKEDLGEAMQNLTRFLNLVGFMALLLGGIGVASAIHVYIKQKLGAIAVLRCLGAQARQTFNIFLVQTLAIGLLGSFIGAGLGILLQQLLPQILGEFLPVRLHVSISWGAVVEGMLIGASMTLLFALLPLVAIRKISPLLSLRSAYEALNPAGRDKLRVLLYLLIVVAIGLVSMRQMQSGPQGLSFTLAIAAAFGLLAGAAKLLTRTIRKYFPNSWSYVWRQGLANLYRPNNQTVMMMLAIGFGTFLIATLYLTRETLLRQVELT; translated from the coding sequence ATGCTCATGCCAGTTCTATCATCTTTTTTTAATTCGTGGATTTGGAAAATGGCCTGGCGCGACAGCCGCCAACATCGCCGCCGCCTGCTGTTGTTCATTTCATCGATCACCCTGGGCATTGCGGCGGTGGTCGCCATCAATTCGCTGCGCCAAAATTTGGAACAAGCCATCGATGAGCAGGCGAAGGTTTTGTTGGGCGCGGATTTGATGATTTCGGGCCGGCAGCCGTTTACGGCGCCTGCCGAAGCGCTTTTTGATTCGCTCGGCGGCCAGCAAGCGCGCGAAGTGCGTTTTTCTTCCATGGCCTATTTTCCCAAAACCGACGGCACGCGGCTCGTGCGCATCAAAGCGCTGGAAGGCGATTTTCCGTTTTATGGCGAGTTTGAAACCGAGCCGGCTCAGGCAGCGGTTTCATTTCGCGCCGGCCAGAATGCGCTCGTGGATGAAGCATTGTTGTTGCAGTATCAAGCCGAAGTCGATGATTCCATCAAAGTCGGCGCATTAGAATTTCGCATCGCGGGCCGGCTCAAGAAAGTTCCCGGCGAATCGGCGGCGAATGCGGTTTTTGGCCCGACGGTTTTTATTCCGTTGCAGTATCTTCCGGCAACGGATCTGATTCAGCGCGGCAGCCAGATTACGTACAGCGTGCTATTCAAGTTTGATGAGCCGGTCGATATTCCGCAGCTTGTCGAGCGCATCAAGCCGCGCTTGCGGGAGGACCGGCTTCGCACCGAGACCGTCGCCAGCCGCAAAGAAGATTTGGGCGAAGCCATGCAAAATTTAACACGCTTCCTCAATCTGGTCGGCTTTATGGCGCTGCTGCTCGGCGGCATCGGCGTTGCCAGCGCCATTCACGTTTACATCAAACAAAAGCTCGGCGCGATTGCCGTATTGCGCTGCCTGGGCGCGCAAGCGCGGCAAACCTTCAACATCTTTCTCGTGCAAACACTCGCGATCGGCCTGCTGGGTTCGTTCATCGGCGCCGGCCTCGGCATTTTGCTGCAGCAGCTTCTTCCGCAAATACTCGGCGAATTTTTGCCGGTCCGGCTGCACGTCTCCATTTCGTGGGGCGCGGTTGTTGAAGGCATGCTCATTGGCGCGAGCATGACATTGTTGTTTGCATTGTTGCCGTTGGTTGCGATCCGCAAAATTTCGCCTCTGCTCAGCCTGCGCTCGGCATACGAGGCGCTGAATCCCGCAGGCCGCGACAAATTGCGTGTGCTGCTCTACCTGTTGATAGTTGTGGCAATCGGCCTGGTTAGCATGCGGCAAATGCAGAGCGGGCCGCAAGGCCTGTCCTTCACGCTGGCAATTGCCGCGGCCTTCGGCCTACTCGCCGGCGCCGCTAAATTGCTGACGCGCACCATTCGAAAATATTTTCCCAATTCCTGGAGCTATGTTTGGCGGCAGGGCCTGGCGAATTTATACCGTCCCAACAATCAAACCGTGATGATGATGCTCGCCATCGGCTTCGGCACGTTTTTGATTGCCACGCTTTATTTGACGCGCGAAACATTGCTGCGGCAGGTGGAATTGACC